Proteins found in one Oncorhynchus mykiss isolate Arlee chromosome 17, USDA_OmykA_1.1, whole genome shotgun sequence genomic segment:
- the LOC110493468 gene encoding metal transporter CNNM2-like isoform X2, with the protein MAEPSAPVPSAKMASLSRVRALTMIFLTVSGCLVTSTSGKEGGVESDTVIIGLRLEDTDDISFMDRGYLRVSERSRVKLRVYGQNINNETWSKIAFTEHEQIRPVGDIDSLSGDNGSKEDTSAHPCGIRTSDIIILPNIILSRRTSGVVEIEVKPLRKTERSKSYYLCIATSTPAHHAAGLHDPWTENTWIYHDGDDTKVIVVEEKRFLLPFWLQVIFISMLLCLSGMFSGLNLGLMALDPMELQIVQNCGTEMEKNYAKKIEPVRSQGNYLLCSLLLGNVLVNTTLTILFDDIAGSGLIAVVMSTIGIVIFGEIVPQAICSRHGLAVGANTIFLTKFFMLLTFPASYPVSKLLDYLLGQEIGTVYNREKLLEMLRVTDPYNDLVKEELNIIQGALELRTKTVEDVMTPLRDCFMIPGDAILDFNTMSEIMESGYTRIPVFEGERSNIVDLLFVKDLAFVDPDDSTPLKTITKFYSHQLHFVFNDTRLDAMLEEFKKGKSHLAIVQRVNNEGEGDPFYEVLGIVTLEDIIEEIIKSEILDETDLYSS; encoded by the coding sequence ATGGCTGAGCCGTCGGCCCCAGTACCCTCTGCAAAAATGGCGTCACTTAGCCGGGTTCGAGCTCTGACGATGATTTTCTTAACTGTCAGCGGTTGTTTGGTCACCTCGACAAGTGGCAAAGAAGGCGGGGTAGAGTCGGACACGGTTATCATCGGGCTCCGGTTGGAGGACACGGACGACATTTCCTTTATGGATAGGGGCTACCTACGGGTGAGTGAACGGTCTCGTGTCAAATTGAGGGTCTACGGGCAAAACATAAACAACGAGACCTGGTCCAAAATTGCATTTACGGAACACGAACAGATCCGACCAGTCGGGGACATCGACAGCCTGTCTGGGGACAACGGGAGCAAAGAGGATACGTCTGCGCATCCCTGCGGTATCAGGACCTCGGATATAATCATCTTGCCCAACATCATTCTAAGTCGCAGAACGTCGGGAGTAGTTGAAATCGAGGTCAAACCCCTTCGAAAAACCGAGAGGAGTAAATCTTATTACCTGTGCATCGCCACCTCGACACCTGCCCACCACGCCGCCGGCCTGCACGACCCATGGACCGAAAACACCTGGATTTACCACGATGGAGATGACACTAAAGTGATagttgtggaggagaagaggtTTCTGCTCCCCTTCTGGCTTCAAGTCATCTTTATTTCCatgttgctgtgtctgtcaggcaTGTTCAGCGGGTTGAACTTGGGACTGATGGCACTGGACCCAATGGAGCTCCAAATAGTTCAGAATTGTGGCACAGAGATGGAGAAGAATTATGCCAAAAAGATAGAGCCAGTTAGGAGCCAAGGGAATTACCTGCTTTGCTCACTTCTCCTAGGCAACGTGCTCGTCAATACAACTCTAACTATCTTATTTGATGATATTGCAGGTTCTGGGCTGATAGCTGTGGTGATGTCAACTATTGGAATTGTCATCTTTGGAGAGATTGTCCCTCAAGCCATATGCTCAAGACATGGCCTTGCCGTTGGAGCCAACACCATTTTCCTCACCAAGTTTTTCATGCTACTCACCTTCCCTGCGTCGTACCCAGTGAGCAAACTTCTAGATTACCTTTTGGGCCAAGAGATAGGCACTGTGTACAACCGCGAGAAGCTTTTGGAGATGCTCAGAGTCACGGATCCGTACAATGATCTGGTCAAAGAGGAGTTGAACATCATTCAGGGCGCCTTGGAACTACGGACTAAGACTGTGGAGGACGTGATGACCCCGCTAAGAGATTGTTTTATGATTCCAGGTGATGCTATCCTCGACTTCAACACCATGTCTGAAATTATGGAGAGCGGCTACACGCGCATCCCCGTGTTCGAGGGCGAGAGGTCCAACATTGTGGATCTATTGTTCGTGAAGGACCTGGCGTTTGTCGACCCAGATGATTCTACGCCGCTGAAAACCATCACTAAGTTTTACAGCCATCAGCTGCATTTTGTGTTCAATGACACCAGGCTGGATGCCATGCTGGAGGAGTTCAAGAAAG